One window from the genome of Magnolia sinica isolate HGM2019 chromosome 4, MsV1, whole genome shotgun sequence encodes:
- the LOC131243306 gene encoding SEC1 family transport protein SLY1: protein MALNLRQKQTSCIVRMLNLNHPPNPVGGTVVNTSNSEEEVYKILILDALCRDILSPLIHVKDLRKHGVTLYFLIDKDRQMIPDVPAVYFVRPTPSNIQRIISDASHALYQSFHLNFSSSLPRPILEDLASGTLQSDSIHRISKIYDQYLEFITLEDNMFSLAQRATYVQLNDPSAGDREIEEIIEKIVGGLFCVLATLAVVPVIRCARGGPAEMVASALDLRLRDHLISKNNLFSEGGNLGSSFQRPILCIFDRNFELSVGIQHDWSYRPLVHDVLGLKLNRVSVREEKGAVKSYELDDSDPFWSANGSSPFPKVAEEIEAQLSKYKQDVDEVNRRTGGKDVSEFDGQDLIGNTKHLMSAVNSLPELTERKKVIDKHTNIATVLLGEIKERALDSYYNVENDMLTRGSIDRTALLGALKGKGTKVDKLRLAIICLLSAEVLPQSELEAVEAVLRESEVDTCAFQYVKKIKSLNVSLANSANSASKSNIVDWAEKLYGQSISAVTAGMKNLLSGGRQLALTRTVEALMEGRPNPEVDSYLVFDPRAPKSSSGAGSNHLKGPFKEAIVFMIGGGNYVEYGGLQELAQRQQPAKHVIYGTTEVLTGVEFVDQLTLLGQKMGLGSSNVVAASQ, encoded by the exons ATGGCGCTCAATCTCCGTCAGAAACAAACCA GCTGCATCGTTCGCATgctcaacctcaaccatcccccAAACCCCGTTGGTGGCACTGTCGTAAATACCTCCAACTCCGAGGAAGAAGTCTACAAGATCCTCATCCTCGACGCGCTCTGCCGCGACATCCTCTCCCCTCTGATCCACGTCAAGGACCTCCGAAAGCACGGTGTCACCCTCTATTTCCTCATTGACAAGGACCGTCAGATGATCCCCGATGTCCCGGCCGTTTATTTCGTCCGGCCCACTCCATCCAACATCCAACGTATCATATCCGATGCCTCCCACGCCCTCTACCAGTCCTTCCACCTCAACTTCTCCTCATCCCTCCCTCGCCCCATCCTTGAAGATCTTGCCTCTGGTACGCTTCAATCTGACTCCATCCACCGCATCTCGAAGATTTATGATCAGTACTTAGAATTCATTACGTTGGAAGACAACATGTTCTCGCTTGCCCAGCGGGCCACATATGTCCAATTGAACGATCCGTCAGCTGGGGACCGCGAGATTGAAGAGATCATAGAGAAGATTGTGGGCGGGTTGTTTTGTGTACTGGCCACACTTGCAGTCGTGCCAGTAATTCGGTGTGCGCGTGGTGGGCCGGCTGAGATGGTCGCTTCCGCGCTTGATTTGCGGCTGCGTGACCATCTGATATCGAAGAACAACCTGTTCTCGGAGGGCGGGAACTTGGGTAGCTCTTTTCAACGGCCGATCTTATGTATTTTCGATCGGAATTTTGAGCTTTCGGTTGGCATTCAGCATGATTGGAGTTATCGCCCACTTGTGCATGATGTTCTCGGGTTGAAGCTGAACAGGGTGAGTGTTCGGGAGGAGAAGGGTGCTGTCAAATCATACGAATTGGATGATTCGGATCCGTTCTGGTCTGCCAATGGATCGTCACCCTTCCCAAAGGTTGCGGAAGAGATTGAGGCTCAGTTGAGTAAATATAAGCAGGATGTTGATGAGGTAAACCGTCGGACGGGTGGTAAAGATGTGAGTGAATTTGACGGCCAGGATTTGATTGGGAACACAAAGCATCTGATGAGTGCAGTGAATTCACTGCCAGAGCTCACTGAGCGGAAGAAGGTGATCGACAAGCACACGAACATTGCAACTGTCTTGTTAGGTGAGATCAAGGAGAGAGCATTGGATTCATATTATAATGTTGAAAATGATATGCTGACGAGAGGGAGTATTGATCGGACTGCCCTGCTCGGAGCCCTCAAAGGGAAAGGGACAAAAGTCGATAAGCTGCGGCTCGCAATCATTTGTCTCCTTTCAGCAGAGGTGCTGCCACAGTCGGAGCTGGAAGCTGTGGAGGCAGTGTTGCGGGAGTCTGAGGTGGACACATGTGCATTTCAAtatgtaaagaaaataaaatcattgAATGTGTCATTGGCAAATTCAGCAAACTCAGCAAGCAAGAGCAACATTGTAGATTGGGCCGAGAAGCTCTACGGACAATCGATCAGTGCTGTGACGGCAGGTATGAAGAATCTATTGTCAGGTGGGAGACAGCTGGCACTGACAAGGACTGTAGAAGCACTGATGGAAGGGAGGCCAAACCCAGAGGTGGATTCATACCTTGTGTTTGATCCACGTGCACCGAAGTCAAGCTCTGGGGCAGGCAGCAACCATTTGAAAGGGCCATTCAAGGAAGCCATTGTGTTCATGATTGGTGGTGGGAATTATGTGGAGTACGGTGGCTTGCAGGAGCTGGCTCAACGTCAGCAGCCAGCGAAGCATGTCATATATGGGACCACAGAGGTTCTCACTGGGGTGGAGTTTGTCGATCAGCTGACACTTTTGGGGCAGAAGATGGGATTAGGCAGCAGTAATGTTGTTGCTGCATCCCAATAA